A window of Lusitaniella coriacea LEGE 07157 genomic DNA:
TTTGATCTTTCGTTTTCTATTTTTTCGTCAAGTTTTTATTATTTCATTGGTTATATCAGCGACCATTTATTCTTCGGCAAAGCTATCTTCATACGAGAAAAAACCCGACAACAGACACGAACAAGAATATCTCAATAAAATAAAGCATCATGAAAACGATCTTGAAGTCTTGATGAAAGAACTAAAAGCAAAAGAGATTGAATTAGAAAAAATACAAAATCCTCCACCCGACCGAAAGAGCTTGGATCTTAAAACCTTAGAAGAGCGGGTAAAAGAATTACTTTCGGAAGACTTGTGGTATTTGATTTCAGAAGCAAAACGAGAATCCAAAGTGTACGATCTCGACGAGGACATTTATAAAAGTAGCAATCTTGAATCGCTCGAAAAAGAACCCATTGTTTCTCTTGTGGGAATTTCATCAAAACAGGAAATCGATCGCGCGGATACCCCTTCAACCAATTTATTTAAAGCAGAAGACTTTTATAGCGTTGTTGGCTTGGACGGGAAAAGGAAGTATAGCATTTATGAATTCGCCGTTATTTTTCTCTGCTCTGATTTTTTATGTGGTTACAAATCTTATTGGAATTTACTCGAAGGAGTGGAAGCAGGCGGGCAATCTTACAAGTTTCCTTACGATCGAATTGCAACCATAAAAACTCAAGAAAAATCCTCTTTGGATATGAATGAGTGGGACAATTTTAGTGTTGAGAAATCCGAAAATTTAGAAAACACTCGCCAGCAGATACTATCCATTACAACGAAAGATGGCGATAAACTAGAATTTATGATGAATAATAATAGTCAAGCAGTCATTGATTCTCTGAGCAAACGCTATGTTTCCGATCCCAATGAAGCGGTACAACTCATTCGTCTAATGTTGCGGGAAAATTGATAAAATGATTGTTCAGAGTACACGATTTATAAAATCATAATATTTAGCTGGTGGGCGCTGCCCACCCACTCACTACTAAATTTGCTATGTTGACTAAAGAAATTCTCTAGGCATTCCCAAAATGAGTACAGTTAGCATATCTATGAAATATAAAATATTTGAAAATCCTGAGTGGAAGACAGTCAAGTTTTCGGAGTCTGAGTATTTTGACTTAGATTCAGATGAAGAGGCTGAATGGGATTCCGTCCCTTGGCACAACGATCTTCGAGATTATTTAGATTTGGAGAAAATCTCAATTCAGTATGTAGAGGCAGTTATTGTCGATTCTATCTCAGGAATTTCCAAGTCTCTCAAGTCAACCTTTTGGAATGAGGGAGACAACGAGATTTGCGAAGTAGTGGTTTCAGGAAAAACTTCTTATCATGAAACTATCATAAGCGTTAAAACCCAAGAAGCCCCTATAGTATTTGAAATACTAAGATTTCATCATGATAATAACTTTCCTGTGCTATCTTATCATGGATTTTTTAAGCGTAATGAGGATGGAAGTGAAGAAGAAAGGATAGTTTATTCCATATCTAAAGATATAGCCAGTAGGGTGGGTTAGGCGGCAATTCAATTTCTACCCCTGTTAACCTTCTTGTTCGCCGTAACCCACCAAGATCAATATTTTCAAAGCTTGAAATAGATTTTTATCATTCATGTGTGCTTTCGCAAGGGCAAGTATCTTATTTGATCCTGATACTCATCTTCAAAAGAATACTCAGCAATCAAGAGAAGTTCTTTGAGGTTATTACCAATTCCACTGTCAGGGTCTAGAATTAGAATTCCAGGAATGTGACGATCGCGCTCGATATGGTCAGCTAGGTGAACGGGCATGGACGTGCGATCTAAATTCCAATTTAATGGACGGTTGATTCAAACGTTGTTCAGCACGCATTTTATAGCCATGTGTCAGCCAATTAATCATATAGTTGTCAATTTCTTCTCTAGACTGAAGGTAATACAGAATGGTGGCATATACTTGTTCTAAAGTAATACTGGGATAGGTTTGAGCGATTTCTTCAGGACTACAAGATTTTTGGAGAAAGTCATAAAGTACTGTTTCAATTCCGACTCTTGTCCCTTTTAATCGGATATCGTCAGGACGCTGAATGTCAAAATAATCTTCTAGTTGCATTGTCTCCCTCTCGATTGACTCTCATTCTGTGTCTAGTATTGTGCCTATAGTTTCGCTATCATGCATTATCGCTACTGCTCATCTTAAGCTTTTAGCCGCGATACGATCTGACTTATAACTGATGACTGTTAGGGACTTGCGTAAAAATAAGATACTAGCGATGCGTTACGGCTATCGCCTAACACATCCTACGATTGGGACATTATTTAACTGCAAACCCCTTAACTGAAAAAAATGTCTTCTCAATGGCAACTTTTAACCCCTGCTGAAATCCCTCAAGACTTCCTTGAGGCGATTCGATCCTACACGCAAAATTCCTCCGGCGAGTTTGCGGCGCAATTGCTGTGGCAGAGGGGAATTCAAGAGATTGAGCAACTTCCCGGTTTTCTCAATCCCGATGAGTACCAACCCACCAGTCCCTTCGTGTTTGGGGAGGAGATGGAACGAGCGGTGGAAAGGCTTTCTGTGGCGCGCGATCGCGCGGAAAGAGTCATAATATGGGGAGACTTCGACGCAGACGGGATTACATCCACCAGCGTTTTGTGGGAGGGTCTGGGACAGTTTTTCGAGCAACACCAAACACTGAATTACACGATTCCCAATCGCCTCACGGAATCTCACGGGTTAAATATTACCGGAATCGATCGCGCGGCAGAACAAGGAACTACATTAATCGTCACCTGCGACACGGGAAGTACGAATCTCGAAGAAATCGACTACGCCAATTC
This region includes:
- a CDS encoding DUF433 domain-containing protein, which encodes MQLEDYFDIQRPDDIRLKGTRVGIETVLYDFLQKSCSPEEIAQTYPSITLEQVYATILYYLQSREEIDNYMINWLTHGYKMRAEQRLNQPSIKLEFRSHVHARSPS